Proteins encoded by one window of Phytohabitans houttuyneae:
- a CDS encoding ABC transporter ATP-binding protein — protein sequence MPTRLAGEGLTLAYDQRVVTEGLSVTIPDNSFTVIVGPNACGKSTLLRALSRMLRPRTGAVHLDGKAITSYPSKEVARRLGLLPQTSIAPDGITVTDLVARGRFPHQRLLRQWSREDERVVRESMAATGVTDLADRLVDELSGGQRQRVWLAMALAQQTGILLLDEPTTFLDITHQVEVLDLCADLQETGGRTLVAVLHDLNQACRYATHLIAMRDGRIVAEGAPGDIVDAALVGEVFGLACRVIPDPETGSPLVVPAARRPSRGPQDTSWDATAEAVSAGIAKPSPMLPLS from the coding sequence CCAGCGGGTCGTGACCGAGGGACTAAGCGTGACAATCCCCGACAACTCGTTCACCGTGATCGTGGGTCCCAACGCGTGCGGCAAGTCCACGCTCCTGCGCGCCCTCTCCCGCATGCTCCGCCCCCGCACCGGCGCCGTCCACCTCGACGGCAAGGCCATCACGTCGTACCCGTCCAAAGAGGTCGCCCGCCGCCTCGGCCTGCTCCCCCAGACCTCGATCGCGCCGGACGGCATCACGGTCACCGACCTCGTCGCCCGCGGCCGCTTCCCGCACCAGCGCCTGCTGCGCCAGTGGTCCCGCGAGGACGAGCGGGTGGTGCGCGAGTCGATGGCCGCCACCGGCGTCACCGACCTCGCCGACCGCCTGGTCGACGAGCTCTCCGGCGGCCAGCGGCAGCGGGTGTGGCTGGCGATGGCCCTCGCCCAGCAGACCGGCATCCTGCTACTGGACGAGCCCACCACGTTTCTCGACATCACCCACCAGGTCGAGGTGCTCGACCTCTGCGCCGACCTGCAGGAGACCGGCGGCCGCACCCTCGTCGCGGTGCTGCACGACCTCAACCAGGCCTGCCGGTACGCCACCCACCTGATCGCCATGCGCGACGGCCGCATCGTGGCCGAGGGCGCGCCCGGCGACATCGTCGACGCCGCGCTGGTGGGCGAGGTGTTCGGCCTGGCCTGCCGGGTCATCCCCGACCCGGAGACGGGCAGCCCGCTGGTGGTGCCGGCCGCCCGCCGCCCCTCCCGCGGGCCTCAGGACACGAGCTGGGACGCGACGGCCGAGGCGGTGTCGGCCGGGATCGCGAAGCCGAGCCCGATGTTGCCGCTGTCCTGA
- a CDS encoding sensor histidine kinase — translation MSSSRRSSWSLRARLLAAVIALLAVVGLTIGVATTFAVRDYLIQQVDAQVQEEARRDVGFHMRGPGDPGTVRPGQPKDTVRAVVRPGGAVSGERADPYADRGRSDITAEQGRALASVPVDGTIRTTELPGLGGYRVVAVKTPDGDSITAIPLGSVNDTVLRLVAIEVAVVGAGVLLAMSVGAFIIGRALRPLRRVAATAGRVAELPLDRGEVALSVRVPEADTDPRTEVGQVGAALNRMLGHVAAALSARQASETRVRQFVADASHELRTPLAAIRGYAEVTRRGRDEVPPDVAHALRRVESESARMTTLVDDLLLLARLDSGRPLETEPVDLSRLLVDAVSDAHVAGPEHRWRLDLPEEAVTVPGDAARLHQVVGNLLANARTHTPPGTEVTVTLRPWDGGGAQVSVLDTGPGIAPELQDDVFERFARGDTSRSRAAGSTGLGLAIVAAVVDAHGGSVEVESGPGRTEFVVRLPGSQ, via the coding sequence ATGTCCTCAAGCCGGCGCAGTAGCTGGTCGCTGCGGGCCCGCCTGCTCGCGGCCGTCATCGCGCTGCTCGCGGTGGTCGGGCTGACGATCGGGGTGGCCACCACGTTCGCGGTGCGGGACTACCTCATCCAGCAGGTCGACGCGCAGGTCCAGGAGGAGGCCCGGCGCGACGTCGGCTTCCACATGAGAGGGCCGGGCGACCCGGGCACCGTCCGGCCCGGCCAGCCGAAGGACACCGTCCGCGCGGTCGTCCGCCCCGGCGGTGCCGTGTCGGGTGAGCGGGCCGACCCCTATGCCGACCGGGGCCGCAGCGACATCACCGCCGAGCAGGGGCGGGCGCTGGCCTCGGTGCCCGTCGACGGCACGATCCGCACGACCGAGCTGCCCGGCCTCGGCGGGTACCGGGTGGTCGCGGTGAAGACGCCCGACGGCGACTCGATCACCGCGATCCCCCTCGGCTCCGTCAACGACACCGTGCTGCGGCTGGTCGCCATCGAGGTGGCCGTCGTCGGCGCGGGCGTGCTCCTGGCCATGAGTGTCGGCGCGTTCATCATCGGCCGCGCGCTGCGGCCATTGCGCCGCGTCGCCGCCACCGCCGGGCGGGTCGCCGAGCTGCCGCTGGACCGGGGCGAGGTGGCGCTGTCGGTGCGCGTGCCCGAGGCGGACACCGACCCGCGCACCGAGGTCGGGCAGGTGGGCGCGGCGCTCAACCGCATGCTGGGGCACGTCGCCGCCGCGCTCTCCGCGCGGCAGGCCAGCGAGACGCGGGTACGGCAGTTCGTCGCCGACGCCAGCCACGAGCTGCGCACGCCCCTCGCCGCGATCCGCGGGTACGCGGAGGTGACCCGCCGGGGCCGTGACGAGGTGCCGCCGGACGTGGCGCACGCGCTGCGGCGGGTGGAGTCGGAGTCGGCGCGGATGACCACGCTCGTCGACGACCTGCTGCTGCTGGCCCGCCTCGACTCGGGCCGTCCACTGGAGACGGAGCCGGTGGACCTGTCCCGGCTGCTCGTCGACGCGGTCAGCGACGCGCACGTGGCCGGGCCGGAGCACCGGTGGCGGCTCGACCTGCCCGAGGAGGCGGTCACCGTGCCCGGCGACGCGGCGCGCCTGCACCAGGTCGTCGGCAACCTGCTGGCGAACGCGCGTACCCACACCCCGCCGGGCACCGAGGTCACCGTCACCCTGCGTCCCTGGGACGGGGGAGGCGCGCAGGTCAGCGTGCTGGACACGGGGCCGGGCATCGCGCCGGAGCTGCAGGACGACGTCTTCGAACGGTTCGCGCGCGGCGACACCTCCCGCTCCCGCGCCGCCGGCAGCACGGGCCTCGGGCTCGCCATCGTCGCGGCGGTGGTGGACGCGCACGGCGGGAGCGTCGAGGTCGAGAGCGGGCCGGGCCGCACCGAGTTCGTCGTGCGGCTGCCGGGTTCACAGTGA
- a CDS encoding response regulator transcription factor, protein MISVNARTAGPELRRPDGEPVRVLVVDDEATLTDLLSMALRYEGWQVRSAGNGLAAVRVAREFEPDAVVLDIMLPDLDGLEVLRRLRGVRPDVPVLFLTARDAVEDRVAGLTAGGDDYVTKPFSLEEVVARLRALMRRAGVGTTRDDAVLVVGDLSLDEDSHEVRRGGDLVSLTATEFELLRYLMRNPRRVLSKAQILDRVWNYDFGGQANVVELYISYLRKKIDAGRPPMIHTLRGAGYVLKPAQ, encoded by the coding sequence GTGATCAGCGTGAACGCGAGGACGGCCGGGCCCGAGCTGCGCCGGCCGGACGGTGAGCCGGTGCGGGTGCTCGTCGTGGACGACGAGGCCACGCTCACCGACCTGCTGTCGATGGCCCTGCGCTACGAGGGCTGGCAGGTGCGAAGCGCCGGCAACGGGCTGGCCGCGGTGCGGGTGGCGCGCGAGTTCGAGCCGGACGCGGTGGTGCTCGACATCATGCTGCCCGACCTCGACGGCCTGGAGGTCCTGCGGCGGCTGCGCGGCGTGCGGCCCGACGTCCCGGTGCTCTTCCTCACCGCGCGGGACGCGGTCGAGGACCGGGTGGCGGGGCTGACCGCGGGCGGCGACGACTACGTGACCAAGCCGTTCAGCCTGGAGGAGGTCGTGGCCCGGCTGCGCGCGCTGATGCGGCGGGCCGGCGTGGGCACCACGCGCGACGACGCGGTGCTCGTGGTGGGCGACCTGAGCCTCGACGAGGACAGCCACGAGGTGCGGCGCGGCGGCGACCTCGTGTCGCTGACCGCGACCGAGTTCGAGCTGCTGCGGTACCTCATGCGCAACCCCCGCCGGGTGTTGAGCAAGGCGCAGATCCTCGACCGCGTGTGGAACTACGACTTCGGCGGGCAGGCGAACGTCGTCGAGCTGTACATCTCGTACCTGCGCAAGAAGATCGACGCGGGCCGCCCGCCGATGATCCACACCCTGCGTGGCGCGGGCTATGTCCTCAAGCCGGCGCAGTAG
- a CDS encoding FAD:protein FMN transferase: MAREARRLVAREVAAARAALARELPSVTLAAGRPVHLSPVLADLVRAALEAARLTDGAVDPTVGAALLHTRPWLPACGSAVGLLGARRHSWRDVRLDGRWLTLPRTVLLDLNATAAARTADRCATLVTTRFGVGARVSVAGDVATCGPAPAGGWPVPGWPGTLPAGRSLGTSRAPLVDPATGRPAPRTWTAVTVEAADALTASALAKAADLRPDTPLPPGTRAHTVS; the protein is encoded by the coding sequence GTGGCTCGCGAGGCGCGGCGCCTGGTGGCCCGCGAGGTCGCCGCCGCGCGCGCCGCCCTGGCCCGCGAACTGCCGAGCGTCACGCTCGCCGCCGGCCGCCCGGTCCACCTGAGCCCCGTCCTGGCCGACCTCGTCCGCGCCGCCCTGGAGGCCGCCCGGCTGACGGACGGCGCCGTGGACCCGACGGTCGGCGCGGCGCTGCTCCACACCCGACCGTGGCTGCCGGCCTGCGGCTCCGCGGTAGGCCTGTTGGGGGCCCGCCGCCACAGCTGGCGCGACGTCCGCCTCGACGGCCGGTGGCTGACGCTGCCCCGGACCGTCCTGCTGGACCTGAACGCCACGGCCGCCGCGCGCACGGCCGACCGCTGCGCCACCCTCGTCACGACCCGCTTCGGCGTGGGCGCGCGGGTGAGCGTGGCCGGCGACGTGGCCACCTGCGGCCCCGCGCCGGCGGGCGGCTGGCCCGTCCCCGGCTGGCCGGGCACGCTGCCCGCGGGACGGTCACTGGGCACGTCACGCGCGCCGCTGGTCGACCCCGCCACCGGCCGGCCCGCACCGCGGACCTGGACGGCGGTGACGGTCGAGGCGGCGGACGCGCTGACCGCGAGCGCCTTGGCCAAGGCCGCCGACCTGCGCCCCGACACCCCGCTCCCGCCGGGCACGCGCGCCCACACCGTCTCCTGA
- a CDS encoding SWIM zinc finger family protein, producing MTQPGGFRQYGRTRSVEGGLKARSTRGAIGESWWSRRFLAVLESFAVGSRLTRGRSYARKGQVLSLAVAPGEVTASVQGSREAPYQVSIRLERFSAAVWARVEEALASQALYSARLLAGDVPPELEQLFSDLDAPLFPQAMTDLLMRCTCPDHAVPCKHLAATFYLLAEEFDDDPFQILHWRGRSREDLLSRLRLLRGGGVAGEPSRRRERPPAPVGAASALAEVVDTPLAETVDRFWLPPQPLPARPPTLETEPDLLLRQLPTPGPQLGGAGLVARLRPAYEAFSETPPP from the coding sequence GTGACACAGCCGGGTGGTTTCCGCCAGTACGGCCGCACGCGTTCGGTCGAGGGCGGCCTCAAGGCGCGCAGCACCCGCGGCGCGATCGGCGAGTCGTGGTGGTCCCGCCGCTTCCTGGCGGTGCTGGAGTCGTTCGCGGTCGGCAGCCGCCTCACGCGCGGCCGCTCGTACGCCCGCAAGGGCCAGGTGCTCTCGCTCGCCGTGGCACCGGGCGAGGTCACCGCGTCGGTGCAGGGCTCACGCGAGGCGCCGTACCAGGTGTCGATCCGGCTGGAGCGCTTCTCCGCCGCCGTGTGGGCCCGCGTCGAGGAGGCCCTGGCCAGCCAGGCGCTCTACAGCGCCCGCCTGCTGGCCGGCGACGTACCGCCCGAGCTGGAGCAGCTCTTCTCCGACCTTGACGCGCCGCTCTTCCCGCAGGCGATGACCGACCTGCTGATGCGCTGCACCTGCCCCGACCACGCGGTGCCGTGCAAGCACCTGGCGGCGACGTTCTACCTGCTGGCGGAGGAGTTCGACGACGACCCGTTCCAGATCCTGCACTGGCGCGGCCGCTCCCGCGAGGATCTGCTGTCCCGCCTGCGCCTGCTGCGCGGCGGCGGCGTGGCCGGTGAGCCCTCCCGCCGCAGGGAGCGCCCGCCGGCGCCGGTGGGTGCCGCGTCCGCGCTGGCCGAGGTGGTGGACACGCCGCTGGCGGAGACGGTCGACCGCTTCTGGCTCCCGCCGCAGCCGCTGCCCGCGCGCCCGCCGACGCTGGAGACCGAGCCGGACCTGCTGCTGCGCCAGCTCCCCACGCCCGGCCCGCAGCTGGGCGGCGCCGGCCTGGTGGCCCGCCTGCGCCCCGCGTACGAGGCGTTCTCCGAGACACCCCCGCCCTAG
- a CDS encoding aldo/keto reductase, whose protein sequence is MTQPSVSVGDGQAMPLLGFGTWQLPGKQAYEPVRVALETGYRHLDTATMYRNESEVGRALRDSGVARGEVFITTKLPAERAGRERETIEASLKALGIDQLDLWLVHWPPNGSARPQTWREFVAAREAGLTRAIGVSNYSIPQIDDLTQATGVTPSVNQIPYSPALHDAKLLAEHRERGVALEGYSPFRRSDLREPVFAQVAAAHGVTPTQVILRWHLQHEIVVIPKSATPERIRANFDVYGFTLTDEEMSRIDAVR, encoded by the coding sequence ATGACACAACCCTCCGTGAGCGTCGGTGACGGACAGGCGATGCCGCTGCTCGGCTTCGGCACGTGGCAGCTGCCCGGCAAGCAGGCGTACGAGCCGGTGCGGGTGGCCTTGGAGACCGGCTACCGGCACCTGGACACGGCCACGATGTACCGCAACGAGAGTGAGGTCGGCCGGGCGCTGCGGGACAGCGGGGTCGCGCGCGGGGAGGTGTTCATCACCACGAAGCTGCCGGCCGAGCGGGCGGGGCGCGAGCGGGAGACGATCGAGGCCAGCCTCAAGGCGCTCGGCATCGACCAGCTGGACCTGTGGCTCGTGCACTGGCCGCCGAACGGGTCGGCGAGGCCTCAGACGTGGCGCGAGTTCGTGGCGGCGCGCGAGGCGGGCCTCACTCGCGCGATCGGGGTGAGCAACTACAGCATCCCTCAGATCGACGACCTCACCCAGGCGACGGGCGTGACGCCGTCGGTGAACCAGATCCCGTACAGCCCGGCGCTGCACGACGCCAAGCTGCTGGCCGAGCACCGCGAGCGTGGGGTGGCGCTGGAGGGGTACAGCCCGTTTCGCCGCAGCGACCTGCGAGAGCCGGTGTTCGCGCAGGTGGCGGCCGCGCACGGGGTGACGCCGACCCAGGTCATCCTGCGGTGGCACCTGCAGCACGAGATCGTGGTCATCCCGAAGTCGGCGACGCCTGAGAGGATCCGCGCGAACTTCGACGTGTACGGCTTCACGCTGACGGACGAGGAGATGTCCCGCATAGACGCGGTCCGCTGA
- a CDS encoding YfhO family protein, translating into MVLPRALTPPAAPDTPDPAPQAGGRVPALRRLDRILPAVVLVAIAAFALIGIGSPLLGQATFAATDEMVTTSPYSEVPEFAGVRPTNNYLDDTWDSALPNTLLFGEELRDGNIAPWNPYTAGGVPLGATPNYGLGSPLTVPFYALPGWFAPGIVKLLEIVVAIGGMYLFLRRLRLGAASSLLGGLVFASSAFMVVWTGWPQTRVAAFIPAVFWAVELIVQRRRVRDAAVLALAMAAMIFGGFPAVTGYTVATGAIYLAVRLFATYGREWRRILGGFALAAGGVAGGVLLTAVQLLPWVAFMSSAYVEGRAQQPDAHLSMASLVTSIAPWALGSTNPYGDVYWYLPVNLVESMSYLGAAALVLVVAAVAMARRGRAALPQGAWLFMVVATGGWLVLIYGGGFPLKVAQSLPYLFSDNFVGRSRCVLGFLLAVLAAVGLELLLRRREAVRARRWELAWALLVVGGVGVAALAALRGARRAAYLADRAAAGDGWPRTHELTREFAVGAVLVLLAAACAAALWWQGRREGGGRLRLVAAGLLPLLVAGQALAFVVPYWPRSDRDTFFPMTDAHDYLASHLGPDRFAGMYRSMTRSVESAFRLRSATGHAFVDRRYGELIRSPADRVNFSSTNVAVGGGLTAITSPTLDRMSVRYGITALDAPVPGTARPAPTTTGLTTLQPGASVTVPVPGTGPIRAVELTPMESREEWEATDRIEAVVTDESGAEVARTSRRLGRTTAGQPLYIPLAAESAPAGARLGVTITVRAAHAVPVQAAGEQAAVGAVGTADDGLKLAFVGAAAIYERTRALPRVRWAGTAVVEPDSTRRLDLLKGGTLTNDQVVLEQQPSAPGGGTADVRITEDGTDTTEVSVTARGSGYLVLADPIQSGWTATVDGAPATMLKADHAFVAVAVPDGTHTVRFRYTTPAGGAGGWLSLAAALGIAGVLVAGVVRDRRRRTGEAPLGSSGPVLPPSAS; encoded by the coding sequence ATGGTCTTGCCGCGCGCACTGACGCCGCCAGCCGCTCCGGACACGCCCGACCCCGCCCCGCAGGCGGGCGGTCGCGTCCCGGCGCTGCGCCGGCTGGACCGCATCCTGCCCGCCGTGGTGCTCGTGGCGATCGCCGCGTTCGCCCTGATCGGCATCGGGTCGCCGCTGCTGGGCCAGGCCACGTTCGCGGCGACCGACGAGATGGTGACCACCTCGCCGTACAGCGAGGTGCCCGAGTTCGCCGGCGTGCGGCCCACCAACAACTACCTCGACGACACGTGGGACTCGGCCCTGCCGAACACGCTGCTTTTCGGCGAGGAGCTGCGCGACGGCAACATCGCCCCGTGGAACCCGTACACGGCCGGCGGCGTGCCACTCGGCGCCACGCCCAACTACGGGCTCGGCTCCCCGCTGACGGTGCCGTTCTACGCGCTGCCCGGCTGGTTCGCGCCCGGCATCGTCAAGCTGCTGGAGATCGTCGTCGCGATCGGCGGCATGTACCTCTTCCTGCGCCGCCTCCGCCTCGGCGCGGCGTCGTCGCTCCTCGGCGGCCTGGTCTTCGCGAGCAGCGCGTTCATGGTGGTCTGGACCGGGTGGCCGCAGACCCGGGTGGCGGCGTTCATCCCGGCGGTCTTCTGGGCGGTCGAGCTGATCGTGCAGCGCAGGCGCGTGCGCGACGCGGCGGTGCTCGCGCTCGCGATGGCCGCCATGATCTTCGGCGGCTTCCCCGCCGTCACCGGGTACACGGTCGCCACCGGCGCCATCTACCTCGCCGTCCGCCTCTTCGCCACGTACGGGCGGGAGTGGCGCCGGATCCTCGGCGGGTTCGCCCTGGCCGCCGGCGGGGTGGCGGGCGGAGTGCTGCTGACCGCGGTGCAGCTGCTGCCGTGGGTCGCGTTCATGAGCAGTGCGTACGTGGAGGGTCGCGCCCAGCAACCGGACGCCCACCTGTCGATGGCGAGCCTCGTCACCTCGATCGCGCCGTGGGCGCTCGGCTCCACCAACCCGTACGGCGACGTGTACTGGTACCTGCCGGTCAACCTCGTCGAGTCGATGTCGTACCTCGGCGCCGCCGCGCTGGTGCTCGTGGTGGCCGCGGTCGCGATGGCGCGGCGGGGGCGGGCCGCGCTGCCACAGGGCGCGTGGCTCTTCATGGTCGTCGCCACGGGCGGCTGGCTGGTGCTGATCTACGGCGGCGGCTTCCCGCTCAAGGTGGCGCAGAGCCTGCCGTACCTGTTCTCGGACAACTTCGTCGGCCGGTCCCGCTGCGTGCTGGGCTTCCTGCTGGCCGTGCTGGCCGCGGTCGGGCTGGAGCTGCTGCTGCGCCGGCGGGAGGCGGTGCGCGCGCGGCGTTGGGAGCTCGCCTGGGCGCTGCTCGTCGTCGGTGGCGTCGGGGTCGCCGCTCTGGCCGCGCTGCGGGGTGCCCGCCGCGCCGCGTACCTGGCCGACCGCGCGGCCGCCGGCGACGGCTGGCCGCGCACGCACGAGCTGACCCGCGAGTTCGCGGTGGGTGCCGTGCTCGTGCTGCTCGCCGCGGCCTGCGCCGCCGCACTCTGGTGGCAGGGGCGGCGCGAGGGCGGCGGGAGGCTGCGCCTCGTCGCGGCCGGCCTGCTGCCGCTGCTCGTCGCGGGGCAGGCGCTCGCGTTCGTCGTGCCGTACTGGCCGCGCTCCGACCGCGACACGTTCTTCCCGATGACCGACGCGCACGACTACCTCGCCTCGCACCTGGGACCCGACCGCTTCGCCGGCATGTACCGGTCGATGACCCGCAGCGTGGAGTCGGCGTTCAGGCTGCGCTCCGCGACCGGCCACGCGTTCGTCGACCGGCGGTACGGCGAGCTCATCCGCTCCCCCGCCGACCGGGTCAACTTCTCCTCCACCAACGTCGCCGTCGGCGGCGGGCTGACCGCGATCACCAGCCCCACCCTCGACCGCATGTCCGTGCGCTACGGCATCACCGCTCTTGACGCCCCCGTGCCCGGCACCGCCCGCCCCGCGCCGACGACCACCGGCCTCACGACCCTCCAGCCAGGCGCCTCGGTGACCGTGCCCGTGCCCGGCACGGGCCCGATCCGGGCCGTGGAGCTGACGCCGATGGAGAGCCGGGAGGAGTGGGAGGCGACCGATCGCATCGAGGCCGTCGTCACCGACGAGAGCGGTGCCGAGGTGGCCCGCACCAGCCGCCGCCTCGGGCGCACCACGGCCGGGCAGCCGCTGTACATCCCGCTCGCGGCCGAAAGCGCACCCGCCGGGGCCCGGCTCGGTGTCACGATCACCGTCCGTGCCGCGCACGCCGTCCCGGTGCAGGCCGCCGGCGAGCAGGCGGCGGTGGGCGCTGTCGGTACGGCGGACGACGGGCTCAAGCTGGCGTTCGTCGGCGCCGCGGCGATCTACGAGCGGACGCGGGCACTCCCGCGCGTGCGGTGGGCCGGCACGGCCGTCGTCGAGCCCGACTCGACGCGCCGGCTCGACCTGCTCAAGGGCGGCACGCTCACCAACGACCAGGTGGTGCTGGAGCAGCAGCCCTCCGCGCCGGGCGGCGGCACGGCCGACGTGCGGATCACCGAGGACGGCACCGACACCACCGAGGTGTCCGTGACCGCGCGCGGCTCCGGGTACCTCGTGCTCGCCGACCCGATCCAGTCCGGCTGGACCGCCACCGTCGACGGCGCCCCGGCCACGATGCTCAAGGCCGACCACGCATTCGTGGCGGTCGCGGTGCCGGACGGCACGCACACGGTGCGGTTCCGGTACACGACCCCCGCCGGCGGCGCGGGCGGATGGCTCAGCCTCGCGGCCGCGCTCGGCATCGCCGGCGTACTCGTGGCGGGCGTGGTGCGGGACCGCCGCCGCCGAACGGGCGAGGCGCCATTAGGCTCGTCAGGTCCCGTTCTCCCACCGTCTGCGAGTTGA
- a CDS encoding lysylphosphatidylglycerol synthase domain-containing protein — MSQPMTVRDDTTESPAVPAPPAPPTRRARARRWIRAGVLVVMVVSAVTVLAANREAVLDALTEISPGYVAAALPGAIAAMLAALIVWRSLLADLGSPIAWRDAARVFYLSQLGKYVPGTVWSMVAQVELSRDLRIPRRTSLAVGVLAIAVSVTVGLTVGSAILLVAAPGVAEHFRYFLFAVPLLLTVLHPAVLTRLLNLAYRLLRRQPLPKAPSWGGMLRAAGAQLLVWMCLGLHIWPFLVGIGADPLESLPVAIGGYALAYSLGQLAVGLPAGAGVREAALVLAFAPLLPGGAAAALVVALISRVTLIVVDVLMAGLQRLIARRAPATPPPAEEPEAA; from the coding sequence TTGAGCCAGCCGATGACCGTGCGCGACGACACCACCGAAAGCCCCGCCGTGCCGGCGCCTCCCGCGCCGCCGACCCGGCGCGCGCGGGCCCGCCGGTGGATCCGCGCCGGTGTCCTCGTGGTCATGGTCGTGTCGGCGGTCACCGTGCTGGCCGCCAACCGCGAGGCGGTGCTCGACGCGCTCACCGAGATCTCCCCCGGCTACGTCGCGGCCGCACTCCCCGGCGCCATCGCCGCCATGCTCGCGGCCCTCATCGTGTGGCGCTCGCTCCTGGCCGACCTCGGCTCGCCCATCGCCTGGCGCGACGCCGCGCGGGTGTTCTACCTGAGCCAGCTCGGCAAGTACGTGCCGGGCACCGTGTGGTCGATGGTCGCCCAGGTCGAGCTGAGCCGCGACCTGCGCATCCCCCGCCGCACCAGCCTGGCCGTGGGCGTGCTGGCCATCGCCGTCTCGGTCACCGTGGGCCTGACCGTGGGCTCGGCGATCCTGCTGGTCGCGGCGCCGGGCGTGGCCGAGCACTTCCGGTACTTCCTCTTCGCCGTGCCCCTCCTGCTGACCGTGCTGCACCCCGCCGTGCTCACCCGCCTGCTCAACCTGGCCTACCGCCTGCTCCGCCGCCAACCCTTGCCCAAGGCACCAAGCTGGGGCGGCATGCTCCGCGCGGCCGGCGCACAGCTGCTGGTCTGGATGTGCCTGGGCCTGCACATCTGGCCGTTCCTGGTCGGCATCGGCGCCGACCCGCTGGAGTCCCTCCCGGTAGCGATCGGCGGCTACGCCCTCGCCTACAGCCTCGGCCAACTCGCCGTAGGCCTGCCCGCCGGCGCCGGCGTCCGCGAGGCCGCCCTGGTGCTAGCCTTCGCCCCCCTCCTACCAGGCGGCGCCGCGGCCGCACTGGTGGTCGCGCTGATCTCGCGCGTCACCCTCATCGTCGTGGACGTCCTGATGGCCGGCCTCCAACGCCTGATCGCCCGCCGCGCCCCCGCGACCCCACCGCCCGCCGAGGAGCCCGAGGCGGCGTAG
- a CDS encoding class I SAM-dependent methyltransferase — translation MSSTATPPLSARARLRWAVVGPLLRRLAPKSILELGCGQGGFGARLASLGEYTGVEPDESSWSVASSRVTPLGGTVLHGDHHKVPDGAQFDLVCAFEVLEHIDDDRGVLAEWVPFARPGGHVLLSVPADPKRFGPSDELVGHFRRYTPEQLTEVMQQAGCVDIKVRQYGWPVGYALEAAHNRISARRLAAASTDIQERSATSGRFLQPRRVASAVLQLGIAPFTVVQNFAPGRGIGLVAYGRRAS, via the coding sequence ATGAGCTCGACCGCCACTCCGCCGCTCAGCGCCCGCGCCCGCCTCCGCTGGGCGGTGGTGGGTCCGCTGCTGCGCAGGCTCGCGCCGAAGAGCATCCTGGAGCTCGGCTGCGGGCAGGGCGGCTTCGGTGCCCGCCTGGCCAGCCTGGGGGAATACACGGGCGTGGAGCCGGACGAGTCATCGTGGTCGGTCGCCTCCTCGCGCGTCACCCCGCTGGGCGGCACCGTCCTGCACGGCGATCACCACAAGGTCCCCGACGGCGCGCAGTTCGACCTGGTGTGCGCGTTCGAGGTGCTTGAGCACATCGACGACGACCGCGGCGTGCTCGCCGAGTGGGTGCCGTTCGCCCGCCCCGGCGGCCACGTGCTGCTGTCGGTGCCCGCCGACCCCAAGCGCTTCGGCCCGTCCGACGAGCTGGTCGGCCACTTCCGGCGGTACACGCCCGAGCAGCTCACCGAGGTCATGCAGCAGGCCGGCTGCGTCGACATCAAGGTCCGGCAGTACGGCTGGCCCGTCGGCTACGCCCTGGAGGCCGCGCACAACCGCATCTCCGCCCGCCGCCTCGCCGCCGCCTCGACCGACATCCAGGAGCGCAGCGCCACCTCCGGCCGCTTCCTCCAGCCGCGCCGCGTGGCCAGCGCCGTCCTCCAGCTCGGCATCGCGCCATTCACCGTGGTGCAAAACTTCGCGCCCGGCCGCGGCATCGGCCTGGTGGCGTACGGCCGCCGCGCCTCCTGA